taaggaaaaaataacTGCAATCACAGAAATCTTGTTATAAACATCTAAATAAGTTGGTCCTTCGCATCACATTCACAAATTCACATTGATCAACAAAACCGTCACCGTCTGCATCAGCTTCCTCTATCATTTCCATTAACTCTGATTCAGAAAGATCTAAATTGTGTTTTTGATTtaggaattttaaattttgtatactTATTACGTTTGTGTTTTCTATATCAAATTTTGTGAATCCATTATATATTTCTTCACCAATATCCCTTGATTGGTTTTGTAATTCAATAACGCATGTTAAGAAAGCATTTAAATCAAAACTATCTGTATTTTCACTGAGTAAGTTATGATTCTGTAACACTTCTCTTATTTtccttttgtttacattaaattGCAAAAATCGTAAGGATCTAAGAAGATCAATAAAAGAAATCTTCGCAGAACTTTTCAAAGCAAATATCTCAAATATTACTGATAGATCATTGATATCCTTTCTTGTCAATTCTTTCTTCACAAAAAAACTGAAATCAATGTTATCCCGTGAATCAGCAGTTTCTGCAGCAACGCTATTTTTATGCATGTACCCTTTTGAAATGATATCATGTACAGCTCGTTGATTAAGCTTA
Above is a window of Hydractinia symbiolongicarpus strain clone_291-10 chromosome 3, HSymV2.1, whole genome shotgun sequence DNA encoding:
- the LOC130636238 gene encoding centrin-1-like, whose protein sequence is MPKKGSTASILKDLKSTIFKVNQICTDMDEPLPPKLNQRAVHDIISKGYMHKNSVAAETADSRDNIDFSFFVKKELTRKDINDLSVIFEIFALKSSAKISFIDLLRSLRFLQFNVNKRKIREVLQNHNLLSENTDSFDLNAFLTCVIELQNQSRDIGEEIYNGFTKFDIENTNVISIQNLKFLNQKHNLDLSESELMEMIEEADADGDGFVDQCEFVNVMRRTNLFRCL